The Juglans regia cultivar Chandler chromosome 6, Walnut 2.0, whole genome shotgun sequence genome contains the following window.
GTAATTCACAAACCAGAATTTCctaataaaaccaatatatatGCCGATCTGTGTCTTTGATCTCTTTGATTGATTGCTTAAACTGCTtgttcttaatttctttgtttgttttggaaatGCAGGTGGAGTTCTGGATCTGTTTGCTGCTAACAATATTGGGATACATACCTGGAATCGTATATGCCATCTATGTGTTAGTGGGATAGCCTGGCTCATGACGATGTTGATACTAgtatgagagtttttttttttatgcgaCATGATCTATGCAGCGTGGTTGATGCTTTCAGAATAGCAAACTTATGGATGTTTTCAGagtaaatttcttctttttttcttatgtttacCATTTACATTTACAATAATGGTTTCGGAtagtgatatgagatgagatggttttagctgaaagttgaataaaatattattattattaatttagaatttgaaaaaattaaattgtttattatattttatataaaaattttaaaaaaattataataataagatgaaatcatttttatatctaaacggaACCTTAAGTGTTATTTTTGTCTTGATCTAtgaattgaaaacaaatatagTCACATTGTATTGAATGTATGCTAGTGTCATCTTCTCAATTGTCGTGAGCGCATTTCAATCTGTGAAGTTTACTTTTATTGGGATTGTTTTATATGTCAATGTCAATCTAAAACTAAGGGTGCGTTTGGTTACCAAATccacctcaattcatcttaactcatcattataatttttttaaatctcaacacaaaatataataaacaattcaattttttcaaattttaaaataataataatattaaaaaataatattctaataatattttatcatcataactcaacttaactcaattcacttcaacattcaaatacaccCTAAAAGAGCAGACACTTGTAACTATGGGCAAAGTAGAACATGCAATGCTTGTCCTCAAGACACCTTACGtgcaaaagaaagaattttaGTGTGGACGCAAGCTCAAGGTCTAGAAAGACACATAAAGCGCGTGGTATTggcttttgaaataaaaaatctacataattttttattattcacataatctttgtaccatattttttttaatttttattattttattattaaatatttaatctatgaataataaatagaaaatttaatttaatttaaaaagaataaattcaaaaaaaaaattaaaaatttttttaaaaatgtggtgCATGAAAATTGAGAGATTGTGTAGTATTGCTCTTTTTGAGACGGGTTGTCCTAAATTGTTTTAGTgatataatatgagatgagataattttatatagaagttaaaaattaaaagttaaataaaatattatttttaatattattattattaatttaaaaaaattacaataataagataaaatcgttttttatttaaactgcTGACTTTTTCTCCCAGTAAACTTTCTAGCTTTTGTTTTACGGGGAAAGGAATGAGACCGGGTTGGATTGGAAATTTGGATTGGCCAAAAACTCTGAAAATTCCTGCGTTTTCTTAGGATTTTAttggatttatatttttttagccaTCTAATCAACTTTTACTCAACTAATTTCAACTAAACCAATCAATAGCGGTTAGGGTGGGTAAAGATATAGATTCAAaggttgaaatttgaaaaaaaaaaaactacaaattgGGATAAAGATATATTggtatttacagttttaaaatatataagttttatcttttttttttaagtaatatttactattgaaaaaataaattttttatgtagattttaaatttatttacttttttaaaaatgaatgtgtagaatttatacattttaaaattacaaatatcgtttttctttattttttttaaaacttgtcGTGGAGTTATTTGAAATTCTTTAATTActcattataagaaaatagaTAGACAAAGTGTGACAGATGAAAGAATATAAAGTACTATAgttatttaattaagaaatgGATAATGTGgctaaaaatagtaaattttttgtttaaaacattATAGATTGTATAACAGAAAGCAATGTTTTGATTTAAGTTTTATTTCACATTGAGCAAATTTAGACCTCTCAGTACCTTCCTTCCCCTTCAAACACATTTTACATGAACATattgttttgatgaaaattattttttaaatttatttcaatataaaaacattttggacagaaattgaaaagaaatttaagataattttaacAACTTTCTAAACACTTgctggattaaaaaaataaataaaaaactcatttcccaacttcatattattatttgtctcgatttttgtaacaaaaaatcaaaataatgtttGTAAAAGCTCGTTGTTAACGCCTAAAATCAACATAACAGGTTgaagaaatagtcattttcggcCCGCTATAATGATTTGAGTCTCGATCGGTGTGGTATGGAGCCTCCGGCGATATTCCAGTGCAACTGTAAGATATCCGTACGTACATCCataataatgaacaataaataaatagggataaaataaaaagagataaacacacagatttacgtggttcaatACTAGGCCTATGTCTACAAGAGTTTGGGGAGGGAATAATCCATTATAATATGCATGCTTGTTTTACAATTTCTCATGATCTCTCATACTCTTTGTACATTAGATATTAGAGTTTTGGATGAGGACTTCTCATTGGAGCTCCTATCATCAgcttaaaaaaactgaaatccTAAAGAAACCTGACCAAAAGTCCACTAAAGTTGTCTGTATTCGTGCCTTTTATCTTCTGCCCATTGCTTTACGCTCCTTTACCTCTTATTTATATCACATCACCAATTTTTTCTCTTGACACTCTGCACTCCCTCAATCACTTGTCTCCTCCTCCCCTATCTTTTTCTTCCCTCCTAATGAATTTCCCCCTTGGTTTGGATCTAGAAAACGTCATGAACTTGTTATATTTTATCCATTCCACTAGtataaaacataacaaaacaaTTTTGTAACAACTTTTCGTGGTCATATGAACTTTTACAGAATTTAACGAGTAAGGTTAGATATAATCTTATGATAGGTGTATTAAGTCTcgcatttttttaagaaaaaatgtgCTCCACTATTGAAAAGATGATCTTTTCACATAGGtctaaaatttattcatttttttttaaaatgagtggacaaaatttatatacactaaggctgcgtttggatcataaaatactctcaactcatcttaactcatcattacaattttttcaaatttcaacacaaaatataataaataattcaattttttcaaattctaaaataataataatattaaaaaataatattctaacaatattttatcatctcaactcaactcaactcacttcaacatccaaactcattataaaattacaaatattatttctcaaatccaatacccataaaaaaattaatatccaaacaaacTTTGAATCTTGGCAGCCACTTGAACAAAActcaattcaaaataaatttgaactctttttcaaatttctcaaatattaagaaaattcacTTACCAAATACGTTCTTAGTATTTATATTTACCTTTTCAAATGAATTAAGCTTATATCAACTAGAAAAACATTAGAGgtgtattatttatttgttacaagttttttaattttttaaaaaaaaaactcttattaatagttaatagtttttttaaatttaatattaaaaaaaaaaacatgtagtTTGACGACAATATCATTCATATTCAACGCAgttccctccccctctctctctctctcttcaaagtGAGTTTAGTCCTAAAGTCCTCAGTCACGTAACGCAATCCAAACTTTCCAACcgtatctctctttctctagaattgaattccctctctctctctctctctcaagcttcAATGTCAGTCTTCGCAGCCCTTCGCCCATGCTGCTCCTTCCGATCCCCTGAGCTTTAGAACGCGAAGAAAAATGGTGTTTAAGGGGCGcttcttctcctcttcctcttccaagAAATCCGACTCCTCCAGCGCCGACGGATCCAACTCCAACTCTCCCCGGTCCATCGCCTCCAACTCCAACTCGCCCATACGATCCGACAAGAAAAAGTCCAAAGCTTCCTCCTCTATCACCTCCAAAGACGACCACCCCTCCGGTACCAGAGGCTTGGCCTCCGGTTGCCGACAAACTCAAGTTAAGGATGGAGCCAAGAAGAAGGATTCCAAAGTTAAAGAGACTTTAACCCCAAGTCAAAGCCCATCAAAGCCCGGCTCAACTCTGGGTTCGGGGGCGAGGGCCAAGAAGGAGGTAACGGCGGCGGAGGCCCCGTCGTCTGTGTCTCCAATACTGGCGTCGTCCCTGGGATTGAATAGGATAAAGACGCGATCGGGGCCGTTGCCTCAGGAGAGCTTCTTCGGGTTTAGGAGCTGCGACAAGGGCTCGGCTCTTGGCGCCAGCAATTTATCGAGGCCAGGTAACGTCGGCGCCGGGTCTGGTTCGGGCTCTGGTTCCGGAATTGGGGGGAAGAAGAAGGAGGCTGTGGGTCCGAGTAGGATGATGGGGTTTCAAGAGCATTGGGTTGATAATGGTAGCAACTCTGATAGTATGTCCACTGGAAGTGCGCAATCTAGAGACCAGAGTCCCAATGTGATTGCGCGCTCAAGGTTACAGAATGGGGAGTCTTCCTCTCAACCAGGTAtgcttttttttgttgttatttacTTGTTTGTAAATGACTGTGAGAGTGTTTTTCGTATTGTCAGTTGGATTATTATGGCATTTCATATGTGTGTAGCTATCTGTTTGTGTTCTTTCATCAAGTTTGTATTTCGTATCCTTTCAGAAATCGCCAGATACGAGTGGAATTCATTTCCTCCACGTCCAATTGAGAATCTAGCATTTTGTTTGTCAAGAAGTTATGTAGGTTTTATGTTTTAGTGAAAGAGGTTGGAGACCTGATTTGTAAAATCAAGCGCCTGTCCAATGAATTACTTGTCAATATAGTTGCATCTTACGGGCAGGGATTTGCTGCACATAAGCCGGTGTGATAACACACCACTTATAGTAGGACCCATTATAAGTttaaaaagatcaaaacaccAATCATTTGTTAGCATAGTTGACGTGGAAAGCTTTCACATCAACGTTGTATTgggtgtgtaaaaaataaggcttataaatagattttctcttgTTGCTATAAAGCCATTTAATCAATGTGATTAAACTCAGGAGTATGATGTCTTCTCCaatttcttcattctctctccCGTCAATCTTCATTATTGGAGCCGggtttttaacaagaaaaaaatggcagtcttaaaatgaaatgatgaaattGTAACAGAAGTTGATTATGAGCATTGGCTCGGTCTGTTGCTTTATTGGCATTCAAAAGACATACGGATGAAGAGTTGAAACACAAGAAAGAACTGGAAGAATTTTGGGAGATAAGAAGGAACAGGAAGTGGTTTATCAACACACTAAGAAGGAAGAAGCGTTGAAGTGCAAGAAAGtgccatatataatttattttgcattttttttttataagttagaaACTTTATTGAtcgaatgaaactaggcaaagtccatgtacacatgaagtatacaaaagagacacctaattacattttagaaagctgaaaagaaagcaaaaactcatgaacattcacTCCCTTTAAAACTATAGCAGAAAACCATTAaaccaa
Protein-coding sequences here:
- the LOC118348781 gene encoding salt stress-induced hydrophobic peptide ESI3, with amino-acid sequence MGSETFLEVILAILLPPVGVFLRYGCGVEFWICLLLTILGYIPGIVYAIYVLVG